The proteins below are encoded in one region of Accipiter gentilis chromosome 12, bAccGen1.1, whole genome shotgun sequence:
- the LOC126044804 gene encoding uncharacterized protein LOC126044804, with product MDRYRYFIFNQRNMVVLGLFQIAFSTVCVVSGFIDGIFRTESQLGKTRAPIWAGMVMGVPGVLALFSSQRKNPVLVNVLIVASIISCVAILIVVVYSAFTLNYGEEEELSSAPVHVIHTKFVLNKVVKGANVAMLAASICSAFVVLVMAYLGCRSLPRCSCYDSVTGMEWLQPSEDQDQAVEMVCAVQSRGGRIFNSPDRFPAQDLDAEEDASKPPPYIRMA from the exons ATGGATCGCTATCGATATTTCATCTTTAACCAGAGGAACATGGTCGTGCTGGGTCTGTTCCAGATAGCCTTCAGCACGGTGTGCGTCGTCAGCGGGTTCATAGATGGCATTTTCAGAACGGAGTCTCAGCTGGGCAAAACCAGAGCTCCAATTTGGGCTGGGATG GTGATGGGAGTCCCAGGCGTCCtggctttgttttcctctcaGAGGAAGAATCCAGTTCTT GTGAACGTGCTGATAGTTGCTTCCATAATCTCTTGTGTTGCCATCCTCATTGTAGTAGTTTATAGCGCCTTCACACTGAACTATGGTGAAGAGGAGGAGCTGAGCTCTGCCCCGGTCCATGTTATCCATACA aagtTCGTACTTAATAAAGTAGTCAAAGGTGCTAACGTAGCCATGCTAGCCGCATCTATCTGCAGTGCTTTTGTTGTGCTGGTGATGGCTTACTTGGGATGCCGGAGTCTTCCACGCTGCTCATGCTACGACAGCGTAACTGGGATG GAATGGTTGCAACCTAGTGAGGACCAAGATCAGGCTGTGGAAATGGTTTGCGCTGTTCAAA GTCGTGGGGGCAGAATTTTTAACTCCCCAGATCGGTTTCCAGCCCAGGACTTAGATGCAGAGGAAGACGCATCCAAACCGCCACCATATATCAGAATGGCTTGA